In Solidesulfovibrio carbinoliphilus subsp. oakridgensis, the sequence GTGGAGCGCCTCTCTTCCCCGCTGCTTCTCTTCCTCGAGCGCCGCATCCACAAGACCGCCTGCCTCAAGACCGTCAAGGTGCTCAAGAATTTCTACGGCGACCGGGTCCGGCTGATCGTGGCCAGCACCGAGGTGTCCCGGGACGAGATCGTGCTGACCCACGAGATCGGGGCGGACAGCTTCATCACCAAACCCATTTCGGCCAATGCCATCATCGAAAAGATCGCCTTCACCATCAAGCCCAACAACCAGCTTGGCGTGCTCCTCGACCGGGCCGCCGAACTGGTCGCTTCCGGCGACCTGGAGCAGGCCGAGCGGGTGACGGCCAAGGCCTTCGAGATCAAGCCCGACAGCCTCAAGTGCCACCTGCTCATGGGCGATGTGGCCCTCAAAAAGGGCGACCATCCGGCCGCGGAAAAGCACTACCTGGCCGCGGCCCGGGCCGAGAAGCTCTATATTGAGCCGCTCAAAAAGCTCGTGGACCTGTGCCGGGAGTCCGGGGAGCTCGACAAGCGTCTGGCCTACATGACCCGGCTCGACACCCTCTCCCCGCTCAATTTCGAGCGCAAGGTGGACATCGGCGAGGCCTACCTGGCCAAGGGCGACAACGAGAAGGCCAAGGTCTTTTTCGAGGAGGCGAGGCGGGTGGTCACCCGGGTGGCCTCGGACATGGTCAGCGAGTCGCTCATGGAGATCGCCCGCAAGATCGGGGACAAGGACCAGGACATGGCCCTTCGCTTCGTGACCGAGGCCATCGAGGCCAAGGGCGATTCCCTGGGCATAAGCGACCTGTGGATGTTCAACAACCGGGGCATTCTCCTGCGCCGCCAGGGGCTTTGGGCCGAGGCCGTGGAAAACTACCGCAAGGCGCTGACCATTTCGCCAAGGGACGGCGGCCTCCTCTACAACCTCGGCGTGGCCTACGCCGACGGCAAGCAGTACGACACGGCGGTCCGCTATTTCGAAAAGGCCCTGGAAGCGGATCCGTCCCTGGTCAAGCAGGCTCCGTCGGTCGGCTACAACATTGCCACCGCCCACCACCGCTGCCGCGATCTGCCCGAGGCGCGCCGGTTTCTGCAGGCCGCCCTGGACCTCGATCCCGGCTACGAAGCGGCCCGGCGGATGCTCGAACACCTGGCCGAGTGAGCCCTCCCGCCCATGTCCGATGTTGCCTGCCCCGGCCGTCCCGGCGGCCCCAGGGGCCCCAAGGGCTG encodes:
- a CDS encoding tetratricopeptide repeat protein, producing the protein MSNMMRVKADQTAKRYERLVIDYFADGGMVVVASDDESFVRLVKFTLAGLRVDVKSVFRETTDYDEVVAFANKAVERLSSPLLLFLERRIHKTACLKTVKVLKNFYGDRVRLIVASTEVSRDEIVLTHEIGADSFITKPISANAIIEKIAFTIKPNNQLGVLLDRAAELVASGDLEQAERVTAKAFEIKPDSLKCHLLMGDVALKKGDHPAAEKHYLAAARAEKLYIEPLKKLVDLCRESGELDKRLAYMTRLDTLSPLNFERKVDIGEAYLAKGDNEKAKVFFEEARRVVTRVASDMVSESLMEIARKIGDKDQDMALRFVTEAIEAKGDSLGISDLWMFNNRGILLRRQGLWAEAVENYRKALTISPRDGGLLYNLGVAYADGKQYDTAVRYFEKALEADPSLVKQAPSVGYNIATAHHRCRDLPEARRFLQAALDLDPGYEAARRMLEHLAE